Within the Negativicutes bacterium genome, the region CGCTCACTTTTTTTCAGTATTTCAAGAATCGCCGCGCGCTGCTTCGTGCTTTTCAGTCCGCTTTTTTTTAATTCCTCGTTGTAATCCTTATTTTGCATTTGCTCTCCCTTTGTCGCTGCGATGGATTTACTGCACCGCCATGCGGCGGCGCTGCCATCTCTCGCGGGCAGACCGGATCATATAGACCAGAAAATAACAGGAAACCGACAGGATCACAATCACCGCGCCGGAAGCAATATTCCACTGATACGATAAATATAAACCGGCAAGACAAAAGACCGTGCCAAGCAAAACCGCATACAGCATACGCTGATGCAGCTGTTGAGTCAGCAATCCTGCCGTTGCCGCAGGTGCCGTCAGCAAGGCCAGCACAAGAATAATGCCGACCACCCGAATCAGCACGACCACGCTCAGGGCAACCAGGATCAGCAGCAAATATTCCAGCCAGGTTGTCTTTACTCCAAGGATGGAAGCAAATTGTTCATCAAACAAATAAGCTTTCCAGTGATGATAGAACAGCATTACAATCAGCGTAACCAAAGCGGCAGCGACAGCGGTTAAGCGTAAATCCGACTTGGTGACGGAGAGGATATTCCCGAACAAATAGGAGTTGAGATCCGGCGGATAACCGGGCATCAGGGCAATAAACAAGATCCCGAGCGCCATACCCAGCGACCAAAACAAGCCGATGATGATGTCGGCACGCGCTCCGCCTTTTCGATTGATATAACCGATGCCAAAAGCAGCACAAACGGCAAAGAAAAAGGCGCCAAGAATCGGTTCAAATCCCAGCAGATAACCCAAACCCACCCCACCGTAAGCCGTATGGGCAATGCCACCGCTCATCATCACCAGTTTTTTCTCCACAATGATCACACCAATGATTCCGCATACGATACTGGCCAGAATGCCAGCCATTGCGGCATTCTGCATAAATTGATAGTGTAAAATTGCATTAATCATTTTTGAAACCCTCTTGATGCTCTTTCAGCATCCGGTGCGGTACGCCATGCGCAATCAAATCCACCGGGCAGCCATACATGGTATTGACCACCCCTTCGGTCAATTCCGGCTCGCCGTGATAAACCAAACGATTATTCAGACAAGCCAGCCGATGCACCTGCGAA harbors:
- a CDS encoding metal ABC transporter permease, whose protein sequence is MINAILHYQFMQNAAMAGILASIVCGIIGVIIVEKKLVMMSGGIAHTAYGGVGLGYLLGFEPILGAFFFAVCAAFGIGYINRKGGARADIIIGLFWSLGMALGILFIALMPGYPPDLNSYLFGNILSVTKSDLRLTAVAAALVTLIVMLFYHHWKAYLFDEQFASILGVKTTWLEYLLLILVALSVVVLIRVVGIILVLALLTAPAATAGLLTQQLHQRMLYAVLLGTVFCLAGLYLSYQWNIASGAVIVILSVSCYFLVYMIRSARERWQRRRMAVQ